A single region of the Gadus morhua chromosome 5, gadMor3.0, whole genome shotgun sequence genome encodes:
- the LOC115544412 gene encoding melatonin receptor type 1B-B, translating to MEAWASGVFAALAALNSAASVGGNLLVLLLLLLDRELRAEASALSLSLALSDLGLGLSVLPLAAHSSLAGGPAGPGPPLCQAAGFLSVLLQTASLHSLAWLTLGRYSQLCLALGSGRLWAGRRTLGPLLLLWAFCLLTATLPLLGVGRYAYSRSTFLCGPGVEAAAAAGAGGRGFSLYVLLVGALLPLGAVCTLQACMAATARRQARRGTFACNQDHCFYVPASSYSRTAGLLLATSGQCTARPIGQPLDYYPPYWSASGL from the coding sequence ATGGAGGCGTGGGCGAGCGGCGTGTTCGCCGCCCTCGCGGCGCTCAACAGCGCGGCCAGCGTGGGCGGCAACCTgctggtcctcctcctgctgctgctggaccggGAGCTGAGGGCCGAGGCGTCGGCGCTCAGCCTCAGCCTGGCGCTCTCCGACCTCGGCCTGGGCCTCAGCGTGCTGCCGCTGGCCGCCCACAGCAGCCTGGCCGGGGGCCCGgccggcccggggcccccgctGTGCCAGGCGGCGGGCTTCCTGTCGGTGCTGCTGCAGACGGCGTCGCTGCACTCCCTGGCGTGGCTCACGCTGGGCCGCTACTCCCAGCTCTGCCTGGCGCTGGGCTCCGGGCGGCTGTGGGCGGGCCGCCGCACCCTgggcccgctgctgctgctctgggcctTCTGCCTGCTCACCGCCACGCTGCCGCTGCTGGGCGTGGGCCGCTACGCCTACAGCCGCTCCACCTTCCTGTGCGGCCCCGgggtggaggcggcggcggcggcgggggcgggggggcggggcttcagccTGTACGTGCTGCTGGTGGGCGCGCTGCTGCCGCTGGGGGCCGTGTGCACGCTGCAGGCCTGCATGGCCGCCACGGCCCGGAGGCAGGCGCGGCGCGGCACCTTCGCCTGCAACCAGGACCACTGCTTCTACGTCCCCGCCAGCAGCTACAGCCGCACCGCAGGCCTGCTGCTCGCCACCTCAGGTCAGTGCACAGCCCGCCCTATTGGTCAGCCTCTGGACTATTACCCGCCCTATTGGTCAGCCTCGGGACTATAG
- the srp54 gene encoding signal recognition particle subunit SRP54 encodes MVLADLGRKITSALRSLSNATIINEEVLNAMLKEVCAALLEADVNIKLVKQLRENVKSAIDLEEMASGLNKRRMIQHSVFKELVKLVDPGVKAWTPTKGKNNVIMFVGLQGSGKTTTCSKLAYYYQRKGWKTCLICADTFRAGAFDQLKQNATKARIPFYGSYTEMDPVVIAAEGVEKFKSENFEIIIVDTSGRHKQEDSLFEEMLQVSNAVQPDNIVYVMDASIGQACEAQAKAFKDKVDIASVIVTKLDGHAKGGGALSAVAATKSPIIFIGTGEHIDDFEPFKTQPFISKLLGMGDIEGLIDKVNELKLDDNEELIDKLKHGQFTLRDMYEQFQNIMKMGPFGQIMGMIPGFGTDFMSKGNEQESMARLKKLMTIMDSMNDQELDNKDGAKLFSKAPNRIQRVARGAGVAPRDVQELLTQYTKFAQMVKKMGGIKGLFKGGDMSKNVNPSQMAKLNQQMAKMMDPRVLHHMGGMAGLQSMMRQFQQGAAGNMKGMMGFNNM; translated from the exons ATGGTGTTAGCAGATCTCGGTAGAAAAATCACCTCGGCGCTGAGGTCTCTCAGCAATGCCACCATCATCAATGAAGAG gtacttAATGCCATGCTGAAGGAGGTGTGTGCCGCCCTCCTGGAGGCTGATGTCAACATCAAGCTGGTCAAACAGCTCAGAGAGAACGTCAA GTCGGCCATAGACCTGGAGGAGATGGCATCAGGACTGAACAAGAGGAGGATGATTCAGCACTCAGTCTTTAAGGAGCTGGTCAAG ctgGTGGACCCTGGTGTGAAGGCCTGGACTCCAACCAAAGGGAAGAACAACGTCATTATGTTTGTCGGATTGCAGGGCAGCGGGaaaaccaccacctgctccAAG cTGGCCTACTACTACCAGAGGAAGGGGTGGAAGACATGCCTCATCTGTGCCGACACCTTCAGAGCCG GGGCCTTTGATCAGCTCAAACAGAACGCTACCAAAGCCAGAATTCCCTTCTACGGGAG CTACACGGAGATGGACCCGGTGGTCATCGCGGCAGAGGGTGTGGAGAAGTTCAAGTCGGAGAACTTTGAGATCATCATCGTGGACACCAGTGGCCGGCACAAGCAGGAGGACTCGCTGTTTGAGGAGATGTTGCAGGTGTCCAACGCCGTG CAACCGGACAACATTGTGTACGTGATGGACGCCTCCATCGGCCAGGCCTGCGAGGCCCAGGCCAAGGCCTTCAAGGACAAGGTGGACATCGCGTCCGTGATCGTCACCAAGCTGGACGGCCACGCCAAGGGGGGCGGAGCCCTGAGCGC AGTCGCCGCCACCAAGAGCCCCATCATCTTCATCGGGACGGGAGAACACATCGACGACTTTGAGCCCTTCAAGACACAGCCCTTCATCAGCAAACTGCTGG GTATGGGCGACATCGAGGGTCTGATTGACAAGGTTAACGAGCTCAAACTGGACGATAACGAGGAGCTGATCGACAAGCTGAAACATG GTCAGTTCACACTCAGAGATATGTACGAACAGTTCCAGAACATTATGAAGATGGGCCCCTTCGGACAGATCATG GGCATGATCCCCGGGTTCGGAACAGACTTCATGAGCAAAGGCAACGAGCAGGAGTCCATGGCCAGACTGAAGAAGCTCATGACCATCATGGACAGCATGAACGACCAGG AGCTGGACAATAAGGACGGGGCCAAGCTGTTCAGCAAGGCGCCCAACAGGATCCAGCGCGTGGCGCGGGGGGCGGGCGTGGCCCCCCGGGACGTCCAGGAGCTGCTCACGCAGTACACCAAGTTCGCCCAGATGGTCAAGAAGATGGGCGGCATCAAGGGGCTCTTCAAAG GAGGAGACATGTCCAAGAACGTCAACCCCTCTCAGATGGCCAAACTCAACCAGCAGATGGCCAAGATGATGGACCCCAGAGTTCTACACCATATGg gtggGATGGCCGGCCTCCAGTCCATGATGAGACAGTTCCAACAGGGCGCTGCTGGCAACATGAAGGGCATGATGGGGTTCAACAACATGTAA
- the sec23a gene encoding protein transport protein Sec23A, whose product MATFPEFISQNEERDGVRFSWNVWPSSRLEATRMVVPLAALLTPLRERPDLPPIQYEPVLCSRATCRAVLNPLCQVDYRAKLWACNFCYQRNQFPPTYTGISEVNQPAELLPQFSTIEYVVQRGPQMPLIFLYVVDTCMEDEDLQALKESLQMSLSLLPPTALVGLITFGRMVQVHELGCEGISKSYVFRGTKDLSAKQLQEMLGLTKPSAAQGARGQQAPQPPLSNRFLQPVQKIDMNLTDLLGELQRDPWPVTQGKRPLRSLGVAMSIAVGLLECTFPNTGARIMTFIGGPATQGPGMVVGDELKTPIRSWHDIEKDNAKYMKKSTKHYEALASRASANGHIMDIYACALDQTGLLEMKCCPNHTGGYMVMADSFNTSLFKQTFQRVFAKDEQGTFKMAFAATLEIKTSREIKVSGAIGPCVSLNAKGPCVSENEIGTGGTCQWKMCGLDPSTTLALYLEVVNQHNAPIPQGGRGALQFVTQYQHSSGQRRIRVTTTARNWADAQTQIQSIAASFDQEAAAILMARLAVQRAESEEGPDVLRWLDRQLIRLCQKFGDYHKDDPNSFRFSETFSLYPQFMFHLRRSPFLQVFNNSPDESSYYRHQFVRHDLTQALIMVQPVLYAYSFNGPPEPVLLDSSSILPDRILLMDTFFQILIYHGEMVAQWRKAGYQEMTEYENFRHLLQAPVDDAQELLHTRFPMPRYIDTEHGGSQARFLLSKVNPSQTHNNMYNWGQESGAPILTDDVSLQVFMDHLKKLAVSSAA is encoded by the exons ATGGCGACCTTCCCGGAGTTCATCAGTCAGAACGAGGAGCGCGACGGCGTGCGCTTCAGCTGGAACGTGTGGCCGTCCAGCCGGCTGGAGGCCACCCGCATGGTGGTGCCGCTGGCCGCCCTGCTCACCCCCCTGAGGGAGCGCCCCGACCTGCCGCCCATCCAGTACGAACCGGTGCTGTGCAGCCGCGCCACCTGCCGCGCCGTGCTCAACCCGCTGTG CCAGGTGGACTACAGGGCCAAGCTGTGGGCGTGTAACTTCTGCTACCAGAGGAACCAG TTTCCCCCCACCTACACCGGTATCTCGGAGGTCAACCAACCGGCAGAGCTGCTGCCCCAGTTCTCCACCATCGAATACGTCGTCCAG CGAGGGCCCCAGATGCCCCTGATCTTCCTGTACGTGGTGGACACGTGCATGGAGGACGAGGACCTGCAGGCGCTGAAGGAGTCCCTGCagatgtccctctctctgctgccccctacTGCCCTGGTGGGGCTCATCACCTTCGGCCGCATGGTGCAGGTCCACGAGCTGGGCTGTGAGGGCATCTCCAAGAGCTACGTGTTTCGCGGCACCAAGGACCTCAGCGCCAAGCAGCTGCAG gaGATGCTGGGCCTGACTAAGCCATCAGCTGCTCAGGGAGCCAGAGGTCAACAGGCCCCGCAGCCACCATTATCCAacag GTTCCTCCAGCCGGTGCAGAAGATTGACATGAACCTGACAGACCTTCTGGGGGAGCTGCAGAGAGACCCGTGGCCCGTCACGCAGGGCAAGAGACCCCTCCGCTCTCTGGGCGTGGCCATGTCCATCGCCGTGGGCCTGCTGGAG tgcacCTTCCCCAACACCGGGGCCCGCATCATGACCTTCATCGGGGGCCCGGCCACCCAGGGGCCAGGCATGGTGGTGGGGGACGAACTCAAGACCCCCATCCGCTCCTGGCACGACATCGAGAAGGACAACGCCAAGTACATGAAGAAGTCCACCAAG cactaCGAGGCGCTGGCCAGCAGAGCCTCGGCTAACGGTCACATCATGGACATCTACGCCTGCGCCCTGGACCAGACGGGGCTGTTGGAGATGAAGTGCTGCCCCAACCACACGGG aggCTACATGGTGATGGCGGACTCCTTCAACACGTCGCTGTTCAAGCAGACGTTCCAGAGAGTGTTCGCTAAGGACGAGCAGGGGACCTTCAAGATGGCCTTCGCCGCCACGCTGGAGATCAAG acctccagGGAGATCAAGGTGTCGGGGGCTATCGGTCCGTGCGTGTCCCTCAACGCCAAGGGACCGTGTGTCTCCGAGAAC gagatcGGCACGGGGGGGACCTGCCAGTGGAAGATGTGCGGTCTGGACCCCAGCACCACCCTGGCCCTCTACCTCGAGGTCGTCAACCAG CACAACGCTCCCATCCCCCAGGGCGGGCGGGGCGCCCTCCAGTTCGTGACCCAGTACCAGCACTCCTCCGGCCAGCGCCGCATCCGGGTCACCACCACCGCACGCAA ctgggcAGACGCTCAGACCCAGATCCAGAGCATCGCGGCGTCCTTCGACCaggaggcggcggccatcttgatgGCCCGTCTGGCGGTGCAGCGGGCGGAGAGCGAGGAGGGCCCCGACGTGCTGCGCTGGCTCGACCGACAGCTCATAAGGCTCTGCCAGAAGTTCGGGGACTACCACAAGGACGACCCCAACTCCTTCCGCTTCTCCGAGACCTTCTCCCTCTACCCCCAG ttcaTGTTCCACCTGCGCAGGTCCCCCTTCCTGCAGGTGTTCAACAACAGCCCTGACGAGAGCTCGTACTACCGGCACCAGTTCGTCAGGCACGACCTCACCCAGGCGCTCATCATGGTGCAGCCCGTGCTCTACGCCTACTCCTTCAACGGCCCCCCGGAG CCCGTGCTGctggacagcagcagcatcctgcCCGACCGAATCCTGCTGATGGACACCTTCTTCCAGATCCTCATCTACCATGGAGAG atgGTGgcccagtggaggaaggcgggctaCCAGGAGATGACCGAGTACGAGAACTTCCGGCATCTTCTGCAGGCGCCGGTGGACGACGCCCAGGAGCTCCTGCACACACGCTTCCCCATGCCCCGCTACATAGACACTGAGCACGGAGGgagccag GCTCGGTTCCTGCTCTCCAAAGTGAACCCATCCCAGACCCACAACAACATGTATAACTGGGGACAG GAATCGGGGGCTCCAATCCTGACGGATGACGTCAGCCTGCAGGTCTTCATGGACCATCTGAAGAAGCTTGCTGTCTCAAGTGCTGCCTAG
- the zgc:109986 gene encoding uncharacterized protein zgc:109986, giving the protein MNFSAAKNEIKNLLSTVLPTDLSRVIDWMKNSEELEELLVENEAVVLRSIAEELRSGLPVEAMLVSERLALQKMQQQPQPAVHVDAFLYDEEQVDSLCEDGQLSRTFCRSCGSHLTAPLEFISHSFSISELRFLFQNVLPDLAGRTLLDVGSRLGAVLYGGYVYSAAARLVGVEISEEFVRLQNGVLEKYGFTDRMQVLHADVCSQPAVVQQADVLVMNNVFEFFMEPSEQIKAWQFIIHNFRRKGCLLVTVPSLKEAFSALQGEGLDASQWVEELPIDYDVNLGGDSDPDALRQIHLYRVL; this is encoded by the exons ATGAACTTTTCCGCAGCAAAAAATGAAATTAAGAACTTGCTCTCCACAGTTCTGCCAACCGATCTTTCACGGGTCATTGATTGGATGAAAAACTCAG aggagctggaggagctgctggtggaGAACGAGGCGGTGGTTCTGAGGAGCATCGCCGAGGAGCTGAGGAGCGGCCTCCCGGTGGAGGCCATGCTCGTCTCGGAGCGTCTGGCCCTGCAGAAG atgcagcagcagccccagccgGCGGTGCACGTGGACGCCTTCCTGTACGACGAGGAGCAGGTGGACTCCCTGTGTGAGGACGGCCAGCTCAGCCGCACCTTCTGCCGGAGCTGCGGGTCCCACCTCACCGCCCCCCTCg AGTTCATCTCCCACTCGTTCTCCATCTCGGAGCTCCGGTTCCTCTTCCAGAACGTTCTTCCCGACCTGGCGGGTAGAACCCTGCTGGACGTGGGCTCTAGACTGGGGGCGGTTCTGTACGGG gggtacGTGTACAGTGCTGCTGCACGGCTGGTTGGGGTGGAGATCTCTGAGGAATTTGTCAGACTGCAGAACGGAGTGCTGGAGAAGTACGGCTTCACAGACCGCATGCAG GTGTTACATGCAGATGTTTGCTCTCAGCCAGCTGTGGTCCAGCAAGCTGATGTTCTGGTCATGAACAACGTCTTTGAGTTCTTTATGGAGCCCAGTGAACAGATAAA AGCGTGGCAGTTTATTATCCATAACTTCCGGAGGAAAGGGTGTTTGCTGGTGACGGTTCCCAGTCTTAAGGAGGCCTTCTCTGCTCTACAG ggggaggggctagaCGCCAGCCAATGGGTTGAAGAGCTTCCTATCGATTATGATGTGAACCTGGGAGGAGACAGCGACCCAGACGCCCTGAGACAGATCCACCTGTACAGGGTGCTCTGA